The Pseudodesulfovibrio sediminis genome includes the window CTCCATATATGGTCATCCCATCTCGCGTGGGCGGCTTTTCGCTCTATCTGAAACAGGACAACAGGGTTGTATTGTACGCAGAACGCGGCGAACTTTTCACAGAAGAACACAAGGCCAGACTGGCCATGCTGGATGTGGATTACCTCTACATTGAGGGCACGGACTACAGCCAGTACATGAGCTATCTTCAGGAGAATATCCTGGAGCTGCTGAACGACGAATCCATCCCGGTGAAGGAACGCGCGCGGGTCTGGCATGACGCCACGGTCTCACTGGCCAAGGAGGCTTTTGACACCAGCCTGCCCGCCCCCATAGACAAGCGCCAGTTCAAGCGCATCCAGTCGCTCATCTCCAATTCGCTCAAATTTCTGGCCCGCGAGGATGCGCTCAAGGAGATGGCCCGGTTCATCAAGGACGGTGACGAACTGTTCAAGCACGGCATCGCGGTCATGGTGCTGACCATCACCACCCTGGGCACTATCGTAAAGGACAATTCCGACCTGATGGTCGCTGTGGGCCTGGGCGCCATTTTCCACGATATCGGCAAGCTGGAGCTGCCACCGGAGCTGTTCCGCAAACGCTTTGACACGTTGAGCCGCAGGGATCAGGACCTCATCAAGTCGCACCCCGCCCTTGGGGTCGGGTTGTGCTCGTCGCTGCCGCTGCCGCAGGAGACATTGCAATGTATTCTGTTCCACCACGAACGCGAAGACGGCCTGGGGTATCCTTCCGGCTCCACGGGCAGCATGCTGCCGACCTATGTGAAGATACTCTCTATATGTAATGAGTATGATAACCTCACACGCGGTGTTGATGGACGGAAAAAGACGCCTTTTGAGGCTTTGACGCATATCAAATCCATGCGCAGTTCGTATGATCAGGAGATGTTGAAGCGGCTTATCGCCATTTTGGCAAAGGCAAATTTGACGTAGTTCTTGTGTCTGCCTTTTTTAGAAGAAGATACAGAGCAGGTCGACAAAAGGTCGACCTGCTCTTTTTGTTGAAAATGGAGTTCTAGTAAGGTTGTTGGTTGTGTGCGCTACGCGGTGGATATGTGCTCTTTATGGTTTGCGCGCTACGCGGTGAGAGTTCAATCTAAATTTATTTAATAGATTTCGCCTTTACGGCGACCTGCTTTTTGCGAAGCGGCAAAAAGGAGGCAAAAAACGCTTTTTGGGGTGTGAGCGAGGAAGCGTACCCAAGAGCCTGTAGGCGACTGCACTGCCCGACAGGATGTCTGCGACGCAAACTCGGTCGGGCTACGCTGCGTCGCCCGGGACAGGCTCTAAGGTTCGCTTCCGATTGCCCATCGTTGAAGAAAATGCACTTTTGGTGTGGGAGGCGTAGATTTTTAGGCTGTCGGCAACCTATTGGGCAACCAGAGATACCGAATGCAGTCTGCTCAATTCGCTCTAGCTTAGCCCTGTTTGCAAGGCTTAGAAGCTGACAACGAAGGGACGGCGGCTCCGGTAAGGTGATAAGAATGCACCAACTCACCCCGGCGAATCACGAAAAGGACTGCCTTTTATTACTCTGGCCTGGAGCCGTCCCGAGTTGATCAGATTCTTGCCGTCAAACCTTGGGCGGGCAAACTAGCGCAAGGAGCTTTTTGCGTCTCTTTTTGCTCCCCAAAAAGAGACCGCCGCCCGCGAAGGGCATGGAACAAGTTGGGTGCGGCACGCACCCAAGAGTGACTCTCGCTCCGCAGGAGCGCATCTTCCACTCTTCATGGCCGCCAAAAGCGGCATTCCTTTACTCTTAAAGGCCTGCTGCTCGAAGCACTCCCCCTCCCCCCTTTGGGTGACAAACCGACCCTCAATACGATACACTTTTAAGATCATGCAACCATGGATTCTCCACATCGACATGGACGCCTTTTTCGCGTCCGTGGAACAACTCGACAACCCCGAACTGCGCGGCAAACCCGTGGCAGTGGGCGGCACTTCCGATCGAAGTGTGGTCTCTGCCGCCAGCTACGAAGTACGCAAGTTCGGCGTGCGTTCGGCCATGTCCGTGGTCAAGGCGCGCCAGCTCTGCCCGGATATCATCCTGGTTCCGGGACGCATGAAGCGATACAAGGAGATTTCCCGCATGGCCATGGGTGTGCTGGCCGAGTTCTCACCCACCATCGAACAGGCAAGCGTGGATGAAGCCTATCTGGATGGCACCGGACTGGAGCGGCTGTTCGGTCCCATTGATGCGGTCTGCCACCGCATCAAGACACGCATGGAGGAGGTCACCGGCCTGACCTGCTCCGTGGGCGCGGCTCCGGTTCGCTTTCTGGCCAAGATCGCTTCGGACATGGACAAACCAAACGGCGTCTACATCATTCGCCATGAACAGATACACGATTTCCTCCAAGCGCTGCCCGTAAAGAAAATCCCTGGCGTGGGCAAAAAACTGCTGGAAATACTGCACCGGCTGGGTGTGCAGACCTGCGGGGATATTCTGCAACGGGATCGCGAATACTGGCAGGAACGCCTGGGCAAATATGGCGGCGCACTCCATGACCGTGCGCGCGGCATTGACCCGAACCTCGTGACCCCGTCCGAACAGGCAAAGAGTTGTAGCGCCGAGAACACGTTTCACGAGGACACAACGGACCGCGTAGTGCTCAAGAAATGGCTGCTGGCGCAATCCGAACGGGTCGGCGAAGACCTGCGTCGACACGGATACAAGGGCCGCACCGTGACGTTGAAAGTGAAATATGCGGACTTCAAACAGATCACCCGCTCACGAAGTCTGGATGGCCGCACCGACAATACGACACGTATTTTTGAAACTGCCTGCGATCTTCTACAAAAGCTTGAGTTACGCCGTGCCGTGCGCCTCATCGGAGTCGGTGTCTCCAACTTCACAGCACGCACCAGACAGGTGAATTTATTTGAGGAAGAGCCGCATGCAGTGGAAGCCACCAGCGAGCTGGACAAGGCTGTGGACGCGGTCCGTCAGAAATTCGGCGGCAAAGCCGTGGCCAGGGCCGAACTCATTGAGTTCAAGAAAAGCCCCAACAATTCAGATAAATAGTACCGCTTTGTGCATTATTTCGTTCACCCTTGCCAAACCTGATGAACATTACTACATAGTACCTGAAGGGAAAATACAATAACCTATAACCCACGAGTTTAACTCAACTATTGAAACACATGAAAAACAATAATATCAATATATTGTCCGCTTTAAATCTCATGGCGACAGTCTTTTTGAGCCTGTGTGTCCTGTCTGTTCTTTGTGTTGTACCTGCCCAGGCTGAAGACGAAGAAGTCAAGGGACTCATGGAGGTCAACCTGTCGGTCAAGCCTGACCCGCTGGCTCCTACCGTGGAGAAAAGCATTGACCACCTGTACGCCGTGCTCCAGAAAAAAGGGCCTGCCTTTGACATGGCCCAGATTCAGGACATGCTTGATTTTGTCATGGATACCCCCGGTGACCCCAAGGACATAGAACCCGCCAAGCGATTCGGGGGCAAGGGAATTTGCCTGCGCCGTCAGGTCTCCACCGACCTGGAACGTATCCTCCGCTTCTTCTACAACCCCGAAATTCCGAATTTCCTCTTGTGCCCCGCTGTGCTGGCGCAGTCCGGCTGGCGTGAAGGCAGTGAATTCCTGGCCCGCGACAAGGGCATGTGGGAAGAGCTGGACAATCTGGCCACCCCGATCATTGTCCGCGGCAAGGAATATGAAATGACCGCTCCGGACTCTTTTGCCGAAGCCTATTACCTCTATGACCTGAACCGCCTGATGATCCTGTGCACTTACCGCGACAAGCGGATACTGATTTCAGTGACCGAGCAGGCGGACAAATCCGATGTGGGCCGCAAGGGCGCCATTCTCAACGATCAGGAGTGGGATTACTTCTACTCCGGCATTCCCGGCTTGAACAAGGGCATGATCGGCTGGATGGACACCTTTACCTATGCCTCCGGTTCGGTGCAGGTCTATGTCGAGGATTTGACCGGCGCTCCCACCACAACGGTCTTTCTGTTCAAGTGGCTCAAGGCCGGTTGGGCTGGATTGAACGTGGTCAAGCGGAGCCATATCTATGACGGCACCCTGCGGTACGCACGGAGTTTCGCCAAGGTCATGGAGTCCACCAACCTGACCCCCGACATGGTGGCAACCGCCATGAAGGAAGTGGCTCAACTGACGGAAGCCGACATGGAAAAACTCATGAAAGAGTACTCCGTCAATTTCGAAGCACGATTCAAGAGCAACCCGAAGCTCGAAACAAATGACTACGCAGAGATTATTGAGAATGGCGATTATTTGAATGTGCTTGATAACAAGTCTCGCCGATCCCTGCTCGCACTGGAAAAACTGAAGAGCCTGCTCGGCATGGAAACCCTGGTCAGTGTCGGCTCCGCGCCCGTACCGGTGCAGGCCGTAACGGAAGTGCCTGTCGAGGAAGATGTGGAAAAGGTTGTCGTCCCGCTGGAAACAGCGAAAGACGCCGGTATCCAGAGCGAAATCATCCCGGAGGGCTAATCACTGGCAAGATTCCGCAATGCACGGTATACAGACGGCGTGACGAGATTTCGTCACGCCGTTTTATTTTTTCCAAGGAGAATCCCATGCTGGTAAGTGCTACTGATGCGAAATTTCTGTTCTGCCCGTTGCTGAAAACCCATGATGACAAAATGAAAATGTGTCAGGTGTCCATGTGTATGATGTGGCGCTGGACCGATGAAGCCAAGGAACTCGGCTACTGTGGGCTGGCCGGCAACCCGCTCCAGATGACAAAATAGGCTGGCACTTTTAACCGGGAACATGCATGTCCAAGCGTTTTGATTTCAAACTCGACAAGGTGCTCGACTACCGTGAGCAGCTTGAAGAACAGGCAAAAGCCGCACTAACCCAGGCAAAGGCCGCACGCGATGCCCAGGCCGAGGTCGTGAACGACCTGAAGGATTGTCTGGCCGCGCACATGCACAAGGAAGAGCGCTCTCGAAGCAGCTCCAACGACATGTGGCTGTGGCGGCAGTACAAGGAAGCCCTGGAGCAGGACATCTCCGTTGCTCATATGGATTTGAATAGTTTGGAACTTAAATTGCAACGGTGCCGTACACAGGCCGTGGAACGCTCCAAGGAGAAGAAGCTCCTGGAGAAGCTCAAACAAACGCAAGCCAAGAAGCATCATGAAGAAGAAAGCGCCCGCGAAGAGAAAGAAAACGACGAAATGGCAACGCTTCGGTACGAATCTCAAGATTTCTAGAATCCTTGTCAGCCTC containing:
- a CDS encoding HD-GYP domain-containing protein; the protein is MGSTAPAGNGNNTKKQVTLFKVSPYMVIPSRVGGFSLYLKQDNRVVLYAERGELFTEEHKARLAMLDVDYLYIEGTDYSQYMSYLQENILELLNDESIPVKERARVWHDATVSLAKEAFDTSLPAPIDKRQFKRIQSLISNSLKFLAREDALKEMARFIKDGDELFKHGIAVMVLTITTLGTIVKDNSDLMVAVGLGAIFHDIGKLELPPELFRKRFDTLSRRDQDLIKSHPALGVGLCSSLPLPQETLQCILFHHEREDGLGYPSGSTGSMLPTYVKILSICNEYDNLTRGVDGRKKTPFEALTHIKSMRSSYDQEMLKRLIAILAKANLT
- a CDS encoding DNA polymerase IV; translation: MQPWILHIDMDAFFASVEQLDNPELRGKPVAVGGTSDRSVVSAASYEVRKFGVRSAMSVVKARQLCPDIILVPGRMKRYKEISRMAMGVLAEFSPTIEQASVDEAYLDGTGLERLFGPIDAVCHRIKTRMEEVTGLTCSVGAAPVRFLAKIASDMDKPNGVYIIRHEQIHDFLQALPVKKIPGVGKKLLEILHRLGVQTCGDILQRDREYWQERLGKYGGALHDRARGIDPNLVTPSEQAKSCSAENTFHEDTTDRVVLKKWLLAQSERVGEDLRRHGYKGRTVTLKVKYADFKQITRSRSLDGRTDNTTRIFETACDLLQKLELRRAVRLIGVGVSNFTARTRQVNLFEEEPHAVEATSELDKAVDAVRQKFGGKAVARAELIEFKKSPNNSDK
- the fliJ gene encoding flagellar export protein FliJ produces the protein MSKRFDFKLDKVLDYREQLEEQAKAALTQAKAARDAQAEVVNDLKDCLAAHMHKEERSRSSSNDMWLWRQYKEALEQDISVAHMDLNSLELKLQRCRTQAVERSKEKKLLEKLKQTQAKKHHEEESAREEKENDEMATLRYESQDF